Proteins from a single region of Candidatus Cetobacterium colombiensis:
- a CDS encoding Rpn family recombination-promoting nuclease/putative transposase: protein MCTSLLDPKMDFIFKSIFGNEKEKSVLVSFLNAAIKSDSPIVDVEMRNVEITKEAIADKNSRLDVKAVANDGTIINVEIHFLELPKLKGFSVEDPLSGWGMFLKEPSSDVVEEAEETVKEIKLAKKKLYLISSDEDERERYRMREKGKLDEISALATAEEKGRAEGENLAKINIAKGLIGLISDELIAEKTGLSVEEIKKLKKD, encoded by the coding sequence ATGTGTACAAGTTTATTAGATCCAAAGATGGACTTTATATTTAAAAGTATATTTGGAAATGAAAAAGAAAAAAGTGTGCTAGTATCATTTTTAAATGCAGCTATAAAATCAGATTCTCCAATAGTAGATGTTGAAATGAGAAATGTAGAAATAACAAAAGAAGCGATAGCAGATAAAAATAGTAGACTAGATGTAAAAGCAGTAGCTAATGATGGAACAATAATAAACGTAGAAATTCACTTTTTAGAACTACCAAAGTTAAAAGGTTTTAGTGTAGAAGATCCACTTTCAGGTTGGGGAATGTTTTTAAAGGAACCTTCAAGTGATGTAGTTGAGGAAGCAGAGGAGACAGTGAAAGAGATAAAGCTTGCAAAGAAAAAGTTATATCTTATAAGTTCAGATGAAGATGAGCGTGAGAGATATAGAATGAGAGAAAAAGGAAAGTTAGATGAAATTAGTGCATTAGCTACAGCAGAGGAGAAAGGAAGAGCTGAAGGGGAGAATCTAGCAAAAATAAATATAGCAAAAGGTCTGATAGGATTGATATCAGATGAATTAATAGCAGAAAAAACAGGGCTAAGTGTTGAAGAGATAAAGAAGTTGAAGAAAGATTAA
- a CDS encoding ketose-bisphosphate aldolase, whose protein sequence is MAKYRFQDLGLVNTKEMFKKANENGYSVPAFNFANLEQLKAILNACHEANSDVILQISESARKYIGRETLPLMIKGAILDLRSKGSTIGVALNLDHGKDFNQIKDCLDYGFSSVMIDASHEEFYKNIEKTKEVVDLAKEYDASVEGELGILSGVEDEISSEENKFTNPKEVVEFVQKTGVDSLAIAIGTAHGAHKFKPGENPKLRLDILEKIREVLGEFPIVLHGSSSVPTEYIEKFRENGGMIKDAIGIPDLELKKASKSIVTKINVDTDGRLVFTSTLLEYMKNNPKEMDLKKYLGEPCKAMESYYSKKIINVFK, encoded by the coding sequence ATGGCAAAGTATAGATTTCAAGATTTAGGATTAGTTAATACAAAGGAGATGTTTAAAAAGGCCAATGAAAATGGGTATTCAGTGCCAGCTTTTAATTTTGCTAATTTAGAGCAATTAAAAGCAATATTAAATGCTTGTCACGAGGCTAATTCAGATGTAATATTGCAAATTTCAGAGTCAGCAAGAAAATATATAGGTAGAGAAACGTTACCACTTATGATAAAAGGTGCTATTTTAGACTTAAGGTCTAAGGGAAGTACAATAGGAGTGGCTTTAAATTTAGATCATGGAAAAGATTTTAATCAAATTAAAGACTGCCTTGATTATGGTTTTTCCTCAGTTATGATAGATGCTTCTCATGAAGAGTTTTATAAAAATATTGAGAAAACTAAAGAAGTGGTGGATTTAGCAAAAGAATATGATGCTTCAGTAGAAGGAGAATTAGGAATTTTATCAGGAGTAGAGGATGAAATTTCTTCTGAAGAAAATAAATTTACTAATCCTAAAGAAGTAGTAGAGTTTGTTCAAAAAACAGGAGTAGATTCTTTGGCAATTGCCATTGGAACAGCTCACGGAGCACATAAATTTAAACCAGGAGAAAATCCTAAGTTGAGATTGGATATTCTTGAAAAAATAAGAGAGGTTTTAGGGGAATTTCCAATTGTTTTACATGGATCATCTTCAGTACCAACAGAGTATATTGAAAAATTTAGAGAAAATGGTGGAATGATAAAGGATGCTATTGGAATTCCAGATTTAGAGTTAAAAAAAGCATCAAAATCAATAGTGACTAAAATTAATGTGGATACTGATGGAAGATTAGTTTTTACAAGTACACTTTTAGAGTATATGAAAAATAATCCGAAAGAGATGGATTTGAAAAAATACTTAGGAGAACCTTGTAAAGCTATGGAATCTTATTATTCTAAAAAAATTATTAATGTATTTAAATAG
- a CDS encoding carbohydrate kinase family protein, whose translation MNKILCVGHSACDITYVLQDYPMENRKYKAEATKIMGGGPTGNAAYLLGKFGEFPSYITTLGKDFYGDLIIRELNSVNVDLKNSLINEEYTTPCSMIITNVSNGSRTILNHRNKNYIPDNYKMKYLKEPEIILFDGHEIELARVTLEKFPNALTVLDAGSYKEETVELGQKVDYLICSEDFARDYAKVQELTKENYDLVFSKLEELNGKNIVITLGEKGCIYKRNGELYNFPAFKTKAIDTTGAGDIFHGAFVYSLGKGYDFIKAIKFSSACASLSVEKIGGRESIPELKDVYERMEKWQSIDFKI comes from the coding sequence ATGAATAAGATATTATGTGTAGGACACTCTGCTTGTGATATAACTTACGTTCTACAAGATTATCCAATGGAAAATAGAAAATATAAAGCAGAAGCAACAAAAATAATGGGAGGTGGGCCCACAGGAAATGCGGCCTACCTTTTAGGAAAATTTGGTGAATTTCCATCATATATAACAACACTGGGAAAAGATTTTTATGGAGATTTAATAATAAGAGAGTTAAATTCAGTGAATGTTGATTTAAAAAATTCGTTAATCAATGAAGAATATACAACTCCTTGCAGCATGATTATAACAAATGTTTCAAATGGAAGTAGAACAATATTAAATCATAGAAATAAAAATTATATACCTGATAATTATAAGATGAAGTACTTAAAAGAGCCTGAAATTATACTCTTTGATGGACATGAAATTGAACTAGCAAGAGTAACTTTAGAAAAATTTCCAAATGCTTTAACTGTTTTAGATGCAGGAAGCTATAAAGAGGAAACTGTAGAGCTAGGTCAAAAAGTTGATTATCTAATATGTTCTGAAGATTTTGCAAGGGATTATGCCAAAGTACAAGAGTTGACAAAAGAAAATTATGATTTAGTTTTTTCTAAATTAGAGGAGTTAAATGGAAAAAATATAGTTATAACTTTAGGTGAAAAAGGATGTATATATAAAAGAAATGGAGAGTTATACAACTTTCCTGCTTTTAAAACAAAAGCAATTGATACAACAGGAGCAGGAGATATATTCCATGGTGCTTTTGTTTACAGTTTGGGAAAAGGGTATGATTTTATAAAAGCAATTAAGTTTTCTTCAGCATGTGCATCTTTATCTGTGGAAAAAATAGGTGGAAGAGAATCTATTCCCGAGTTAAAAGACGTATATGAGAGGATGGAAAAATGGCAAAGTATAGATTTCAAGATTTAG
- a CDS encoding PTS ascorbate transporter subunit IIC, giving the protein MIGLIGVIGNDILTNPAFLLGLMSFIGLVALKKPINKLIVGTLKPILGFIMLGAGADFIVKNLDYLGKMIEKGFNITGVVPNNEAIVSIAQKVLGKETMFILLAGLIINILIARFTKFKYIFLTGHHSFFLACMFSAVLATIGFTGGILVFVGGLLLGMWSAISPAIGQRYTDLVTDDDGIAMGHFGSLGYYVAAFIGEKIGNPEDSTENIKIPEKLNFLRDTTISTGITMLVFYIVAAVAAGPEYVSELSGGKNYIVFAIISALSFAVGVTIVYNGVRMILAELIPAFQGISQKVIPNSIPAVDCAVFFTYAPNAVIIGFLSSFVGGVIGMLILGAMGAVLIIPGLVPHFFCGATAGIYGNATGGKKGAIVGAFVNGLFLSFLPALLLPVLGGIGFQNTTFGDVDFGVLGIIVGKVGEVYKAPGILAIILVLAIFIIVPSVVKKDVKVINAKDEY; this is encoded by the coding sequence ATGATAGGATTAATAGGAGTAATAGGAAATGATATATTAACAAATCCAGCTTTTTTATTAGGTTTAATGTCTTTTATAGGGTTAGTTGCTTTAAAAAAACCAATTAATAAATTAATTGTAGGAACATTAAAACCTATATTAGGTTTTATTATGTTAGGAGCAGGAGCAGACTTTATTGTAAAAAATCTTGATTATTTGGGGAAGATGATTGAAAAAGGATTTAATATAACAGGAGTAGTTCCAAATAATGAGGCTATTGTTTCAATAGCTCAAAAAGTTTTAGGAAAAGAAACTATGTTTATACTTTTAGCAGGATTAATAATAAATATATTAATAGCTAGATTTACAAAGTTTAAATATATATTTTTAACAGGACATCATAGCTTTTTCCTAGCATGTATGTTTTCTGCTGTTCTTGCAACAATTGGATTTACAGGAGGAATACTTGTTTTTGTTGGAGGATTACTTTTAGGAATGTGGTCTGCAATTTCACCAGCAATAGGGCAGAGATATACAGATTTAGTTACAGATGACGACGGAATAGCTATGGGACATTTTGGATCTTTAGGTTATTATGTTGCAGCATTTATAGGGGAAAAAATTGGAAATCCAGAAGATAGTACTGAAAACATAAAAATTCCAGAAAAGTTAAATTTTTTAAGAGATACAACTATTTCTACAGGAATAACAATGTTAGTATTTTATATTGTTGCGGCAGTTGCAGCAGGACCTGAGTATGTATCAGAGTTATCTGGTGGAAAGAACTATATAGTATTTGCTATAATATCAGCTTTAAGTTTTGCAGTTGGAGTAACAATTGTTTATAACGGAGTTAGAATGATACTTGCTGAGTTAATACCAGCTTTCCAAGGAATTTCACAAAAGGTAATTCCAAACTCTATCCCAGCAGTTGATTGTGCAGTATTTTTCACGTATGCACCTAATGCTGTTATAATTGGATTCTTATCATCATTTGTTGGTGGAGTTATAGGTATGTTAATTTTAGGAGCAATGGGAGCTGTTTTAATAATACCAGGATTGGTACCACATTTCTTCTGTGGAGCAACAGCAGGAATTTATGGTAATGCAACAGGTGGAAAAAAAGGTGCAATTGTAGGAGCATTTGTAAACGGTTTATTCTTATCTTTCTTACCAGCGTTATTACTACCAGTATTAGGTGGAATTGGATTCCAAAATACAACTTTTGGAGATGTAGATTTTGGAGTTTTAGGAATTATCGTTGGTAAAGTGGGAGAGGTTTATAAAGCGCCAGGAATATTGGCAATAATCTTAGTTTTAGCTATATTTATAATAGTTCCATCAGTAGTTAAAAAAGATGTAAAAGTTATAAATGCAAAGGATGAGTATTAA
- a CDS encoding PTS sugar transporter subunit IIB has protein sequence MVRILTVCGNGIGSSLMCAMKIEEICQEEGIKANVSSCDFNSVSGKDVDLVVTIKELADQITNLKVVPIRSYTNKKKIKEDVLETILTLIK, from the coding sequence ATGGTAAGAATTTTAACAGTTTGTGGAAATGGTATTGGAAGTAGTTTAATGTGTGCAATGAAAATTGAAGAGATATGTCAAGAGGAAGGAATCAAAGCAAATGTAAGTTCATGTGATTTTAACTCTGTTTCTGGAAAAGATGTTGATTTAGTCGTAACAATAAAAGAGTTAGCTGACCAAATAACAAATTTAAAGGTTGTACCAATTAGAAGCTATACAAATAAGAAAAAGATAAAAGAGGATGTATTAGAAACTATATTAACTTTAATAAAATAA
- a CDS encoding PTS sugar transporter subunit IIA, which translates to MKDILERNIHVLEKVDNWKDAIRKSGEILLKNQSIEERYIEAAIKNVEKLGNYIVITDNVAMPHARPEDGVNKTDLSLLLIKDGVDFLGENVNLVFMLASKDNSSHIEVIRKLSHLVDDEELVQKMSFAKNKEEILNYL; encoded by the coding sequence ATGAAAGATATTTTAGAAAGAAATATTCATGTTTTAGAAAAAGTAGATAATTGGAAAGATGCAATTAGAAAATCAGGTGAAATACTTTTAAAAAATCAAAGTATTGAAGAACGGTATATAGAAGCAGCGATAAAAAATGTTGAAAAATTAGGAAACTATATTGTAATAACTGATAATGTGGCAATGCCTCATGCAAGACCAGAAGATGGGGTTAATAAAACGGATCTATCTCTTTTGTTAATAAAAGATGGAGTGGATTTTCTAGGTGAAAATGTAAATCTTGTATTTATGTTAGCTTCTAAAGATAATTCATCACATATTGAGGTAATAAGGAAGTTATCACATTTGGTTGATGATGAAGAGTTAGTTCAAAAAATGAGTTTTGCTAAAAATAAAGAAGAGATTTTAAATTATCTATAA